One Brachybacterium kimchii genomic window carries:
- a CDS encoding amino acid permease yields the protein MSQTFFRTKSVEQSIQDTEDPEHSLQKKLGALDLIVFGVGVCVGAGIFVLTGQAAASNAGPAVSLSFLIAGIACGLAAMCYAEFASTVPVAGSAYTFTYATMGEFLAWVIGWDLILEFTVGSAALATSFSQYLAVVLDGTPLQIPEAVATAEGGFINLPAGLLVLAMTAILVGGVKISSRVNQVVTAIKLIVVLAVIIAGIFLVKVSNWVPFVPPSQGASGEQGSALSLPLVQTLFGLEPSVFGWGGVAAAAAMVFFAFIGFDVVATTAEETKNPQRNMPIGIFGSLAIVTLLYMAVSLVITGMQSYKDIDPSDGAPLATAFVDVGLPVMGDLIAIGACIGLTVVCMILFMGQSRVGFAMARDGLLPTWLAKTHPRFKTPYRLTIIAGIIIAILASFIPLSELAHLVNIGTLAAFVLVSIGVIVLRRKRPDLPRSFKVPFVPVLPIIAAVVCFYLMLNLTAETWLRFVIWLVVGVLIYVFYSRHHSRLNRKG from the coding sequence ATGAGCCAGACCTTCTTCCGCACCAAGTCCGTGGAGCAGTCGATCCAGGACACCGAGGATCCCGAGCATTCCCTCCAGAAGAAGCTCGGGGCGCTCGACCTCATCGTGTTCGGGGTCGGCGTGTGCGTCGGCGCGGGCATCTTCGTCCTCACCGGCCAGGCCGCCGCCTCCAATGCGGGGCCAGCGGTCTCCCTGTCCTTCCTGATCGCCGGCATCGCCTGCGGGCTCGCCGCCATGTGCTACGCCGAGTTCGCCTCGACGGTCCCCGTCGCCGGCAGCGCCTACACCTTCACCTACGCGACCATGGGCGAGTTCCTCGCCTGGGTGATCGGCTGGGACCTGATCCTCGAGTTCACCGTGGGCTCCGCGGCGCTCGCGACCTCCTTCAGCCAGTACCTCGCGGTGGTCCTGGACGGCACCCCGCTGCAGATCCCGGAGGCCGTCGCCACCGCCGAGGGCGGGTTCATCAACCTTCCCGCCGGGCTGCTCGTGCTCGCCATGACCGCGATCCTGGTGGGCGGCGTGAAGATCTCCTCGCGCGTGAACCAGGTGGTCACGGCCATCAAGCTGATCGTCGTGCTCGCCGTCATCATCGCCGGGATCTTCCTCGTGAAGGTCTCCAACTGGGTGCCGTTCGTGCCGCCCTCGCAGGGCGCCTCCGGCGAGCAGGGCTCCGCGCTGAGCCTCCCGCTCGTCCAGACCCTCTTCGGCCTCGAGCCCAGCGTGTTCGGCTGGGGCGGCGTGGCCGCCGCGGCCGCCATGGTGTTCTTCGCCTTCATCGGCTTCGACGTCGTCGCGACCACCGCGGAGGAGACGAAGAACCCGCAGCGCAACATGCCGATCGGCATCTTCGGCTCCCTCGCGATCGTCACCCTGCTCTACATGGCGGTCTCGCTGGTCATCACCGGCATGCAGAGCTACAAGGACATCGACCCGAGCGACGGCGCCCCGCTGGCCACGGCGTTCGTCGACGTGGGCCTGCCGGTGATGGGCGACCTCATCGCGATCGGCGCCTGCATCGGGCTGACCGTGGTCTGCATGATCCTGTTCATGGGCCAGTCCCGCGTGGGCTTCGCGATGGCCCGCGACGGACTGCTGCCCACGTGGCTCGCCAAGACCCACCCCCGCTTCAAGACCCCGTACCGCCTCACCATCATCGCGGGCATCATCATCGCGATCCTCGCCTCGTTCATCCCGCTCTCGGAGCTCGCGCACCTGGTGAACATCGGCACCCTGGCGGCCTTCGTGCTGGTCTCGATCGGCGTGATCGTGCTGCGCCGCAAACGCCCCGACCTGCCGCGCTCCTTCAAGGTGCCGTTCGTGCCGGTGCTCCCGATCATCGCCGCGGTGGTCTGCTTCTACCTGATGCTGAACCTCACCGCCGAGACCTGGCTGCGGTTCGTCATCTGGCTGGTCGTGGGCGTCCTCATCTACGTCTTCTACTCCCGCCACCACAGCCGCCTGAACCGGAAGGGCTGA
- a CDS encoding MFS transporter has product MSETAHPARGGRDARTTAGPSFQAVRSLIPARMDRLPWARFHTLVIVGLGAAWILDGIEVQIVAANGFAADLGMSNEQITASATFYLFGQVLGSLVFGRLTDRIGRKKLFALTLAVYLAGSALAGLSFSMWFFYLCRFIAGAGIGGEYSAINSAIDELIPAKYRGRVDLAVNGTYWAGVALGAASTIFLLDPELVNEHWGWRIGFFIGPVLGLILILMRRAIPESPRWMLTHGRGEEAEQIIAGIEERVHDSGHELGEVDESRAITVKPEERLPFREVAHVFFKVYPGRTVLGVTLMVTQSFLYNAIFFTYAIVLEQFYGVAKDAAGLYMIPFAIGNLLGPLLLGPLFDTIGRRKMIFGTYGLAAVILTVSAIAFSMDLLTATTHTVFWCVAFFFASAGASSAYLTVSEVFPLEVRGQAISYFFSIAQIAGAIAPLIYGVLIGDGSSRGPLVIGYLGGSLIMLIGGIVALVLGVDAERKGLEDVADPLSKRNAEAEEQGEQEARA; this is encoded by the coding sequence ATGTCCGAGACCGCACACCCCGCCCGGGGAGGCAGGGACGCACGCACGACGGCGGGGCCGTCGTTCCAGGCCGTGCGCAGCCTGATCCCGGCCCGCATGGACCGCCTGCCCTGGGCCCGCTTCCACACCCTGGTGATCGTGGGGCTCGGCGCCGCCTGGATCCTCGACGGCATCGAGGTGCAGATCGTCGCGGCCAACGGCTTCGCCGCCGACCTCGGCATGAGCAACGAGCAGATCACCGCCTCGGCGACCTTCTACCTGTTCGGACAGGTGCTCGGCTCGCTCGTGTTCGGGCGGCTGACCGACCGGATCGGCCGCAAGAAGCTGTTCGCCCTCACCCTCGCGGTCTACCTCGCGGGCTCCGCGCTCGCGGGCCTGTCGTTCTCCATGTGGTTCTTCTACCTGTGCCGCTTCATCGCCGGCGCGGGCATCGGCGGCGAGTATTCGGCGATCAACTCCGCGATCGACGAGCTGATCCCCGCGAAGTACCGCGGGCGCGTGGACCTCGCCGTGAACGGCACCTACTGGGCGGGCGTCGCCCTCGGTGCGGCCTCGACGATCTTCCTGCTGGACCCCGAGCTCGTGAACGAGCACTGGGGCTGGCGGATCGGCTTCTTCATCGGCCCGGTCCTCGGCCTCATCCTGATCCTCATGCGCCGGGCGATCCCCGAGTCGCCGCGCTGGATGCTCACCCACGGCCGCGGTGAGGAGGCCGAGCAGATCATCGCGGGCATCGAGGAACGGGTCCACGACAGCGGCCACGAGCTCGGCGAGGTCGACGAGTCGCGGGCGATCACCGTGAAGCCCGAGGAGCGGCTGCCGTTCCGCGAGGTCGCCCACGTGTTCTTCAAGGTCTACCCGGGCCGCACCGTGCTCGGCGTGACCCTCATGGTCACCCAGTCGTTCCTGTACAACGCCATCTTCTTCACCTACGCGATCGTCCTCGAGCAGTTCTACGGGGTCGCGAAGGACGCGGCGGGGCTGTACATGATCCCCTTCGCCATCGGGAACCTGCTGGGCCCGCTGCTGCTCGGTCCGCTGTTCGACACCATCGGCAGACGCAAGATGATCTTCGGGACGTACGGGCTCGCGGCGGTGATCCTCACGGTCTCCGCGATCGCGTTCTCGATGGACCTGCTGACGGCCACCACGCACACCGTGTTCTGGTGCGTCGCGTTCTTCTTCGCGAGCGCCGGCGCCTCCTCCGCCTACCTGACGGTCTCCGAGGTGTTCCCGCTCGAGGTGCGCGGGCAGGCCATCAGCTACTTCTTCTCGATCGCGCAGATCGCGGGCGCGATCGCGCCGCTCATCTACGGGGTCCTGATCGGCGACGGCTCCTCGCGCGGGCCGCTCGTCATCGGCTACCTGGGCGGCAGCCTGATCATGCTGATCGGCGGCATCGTGGCCCTGGTGCTCGGCGTCGACGCCGAGCGCAAGGGTCTCGAGGACGTCGCCGACCCGCTCAGCAAGCGCAACGCGGAGGCCGAGGAGCAGGGCGAGCAGGAGGCGAGGGCATGA
- a CDS encoding universal stress protein has translation MSTEENTSRNADRDPEGTTAEALPIVVGVSRSSGSPAALRWALEESRVRGVPMVALRAYRVPGTAAGSVRPMPSRVADSDDPLRTAALDALRADVRSALGSTVDGAGGSDATAGVDQMGGVELRAVRGARARVLLEASDAASLLVVDAPRRREIRTGPTFAAQLVQRARCPVVIMPGPVRGAAQSQVE, from the coding sequence ATGAGCACCGAGGAGAACACGAGTCGGAACGCCGACCGGGATCCAGAGGGGACGACGGCGGAGGCGCTGCCGATCGTCGTCGGGGTGAGCAGGTCCTCGGGGTCCCCGGCCGCTCTGCGCTGGGCGCTCGAGGAGTCGCGGGTGCGGGGAGTGCCGATGGTGGCGCTGCGCGCCTACCGGGTGCCGGGCACGGCGGCCGGGTCGGTGCGGCCGATGCCCTCCCGGGTCGCCGACAGCGACGACCCCCTGCGCACCGCGGCACTGGACGCGCTGCGGGCCGACGTCCGCAGCGCGCTCGGCTCGACGGTCGACGGGGCAGGCGGGTCCGACGCGACGGCTGGCGTCGATCAGATGGGCGGGGTCGAGCTCCGTGCGGTGCGAGGGGCACGTGCGCGGGTGCTGCTCGAGGCGAGCGACGCGGCCTCGCTCCTGGTGGTCGACGCGCCGCGCCGACGCGAGATCCGCACAGGGCCGACCTTCGCCGCGCAGCTCGTGCAGCGGGCGCGCTGCCCCGTCGTCATCATGCCCGGGCCCGTGCGCGGGGCCGCACAGTCCCAGGTGGAGTGA
- a CDS encoding sensor histidine kinase: MTSSPVDAPAPSGVDHPPARGRLVRRLAEAGRMLVISLVCVLLGAAFLVVLFAANYDEYGDRLPGGLGLLLLVDGLVGVLTNIAAGPMRRAGLWNLLLVAPSVLSGSALPAAAVGLARIGSRRDLRTDLAGIAVSALGALGYSVLECWADDAWSWEDGAGVLLSVVFAAAALLWGRVRGTRAVLITSLRSQAATARREREALEREHEALAREHRALVAQAESEQRAAIARDMHDSLSHHLSLIAMHAGALSYRADMPPEQMRDVSATILADARAANSELRHVLSALRTDDAEPLPTGAQIGEQIERARSEGQDVRLEWMGTDPHDVDAAGSALVVTLSRAVRELLTNARKHAPGQPLVLRIAHETGMLRLTSRNTVPEEVRTAASELGSGLGLTGLRERVRLLGGTMRAEAAVAASGADTDDDTDDDHSPAEHQRDAPAFEVELSLPWPDHRSRDEDDA; encoded by the coding sequence ATGACCTCCTCGCCCGTCGATGCCCCTGCCCCGAGCGGCGTCGACCATCCCCCGGCACGAGGACGCCTCGTGCGTCGTCTCGCCGAGGCCGGCCGCATGCTCGTGATCTCCCTGGTCTGCGTGCTGCTGGGCGCAGCGTTCTTGGTCGTCCTGTTCGCCGCGAACTACGACGAGTACGGCGACCGACTCCCCGGCGGCCTCGGTCTGCTGCTGCTCGTGGACGGCCTCGTCGGCGTGCTCACGAACATCGCCGCGGGCCCGATGCGCCGTGCGGGTCTGTGGAATCTGCTGCTCGTGGCACCGAGCGTCCTGAGCGGGTCCGCACTTCCAGCGGCCGCAGTAGGGCTCGCCCGGATCGGCAGCCGACGCGACCTGCGGACGGACCTGGCGGGCATCGCGGTCTCCGCTCTCGGCGCTCTCGGGTACAGCGTTCTGGAGTGCTGGGCCGACGATGCGTGGTCGTGGGAGGACGGCGCAGGCGTCCTGCTCAGTGTCGTCTTCGCCGCCGCCGCTCTGCTCTGGGGAAGGGTCCGCGGCACCCGCGCCGTCCTCATCACCTCCCTGCGCAGCCAGGCCGCGACCGCCCGGCGCGAGCGGGAGGCCCTCGAGCGCGAGCACGAGGCGCTGGCCCGTGAGCATCGCGCGCTCGTCGCCCAGGCAGAGTCCGAGCAGCGGGCCGCGATCGCCCGCGACATGCACGACAGCCTCTCCCACCACCTGTCCCTGATCGCGATGCACGCCGGCGCCCTCTCCTACCGTGCGGACATGCCACCGGAGCAGATGCGCGACGTCTCGGCCACGATCCTCGCCGACGCCCGTGCCGCGAACTCCGAGCTGCGCCACGTGCTCTCCGCCCTGCGCACCGATGACGCGGAGCCTCTGCCCACAGGCGCCCAGATCGGTGAGCAGATCGAGCGCGCTCGCTCCGAGGGCCAGGACGTGCGCCTGGAGTGGATGGGCACCGATCCGCACGACGTCGATGCCGCCGGCTCGGCCCTCGTGGTGACCCTCTCCCGCGCGGTGCGCGAGCTGCTCACCAATGCCCGCAAGCACGCGCCCGGGCAGCCGCTGGTGCTGCGGATCGCCCACGAGACGGGCATGCTGCGTCTGACCTCGCGGAACACCGTGCCGGAGGAGGTGCGCACCGCGGCCTCCGAGCTCGGATCCGGGCTCGGGCTCACGGGGCTGCGCGAGCGCGTTCGCCTGCTCGGGGGGACGATGAGGGCCGAAGCGGCCGTCGCCGCGAGCGGCGCCGACACGGACGACGACACGGACGACGACCACAGCCCGGCGGAGCACCAGCGGGACGCACCCGCCTTCGAGGTCGAGCTCTCCCTCCCCTGGCCCGACCACCGATCACGAGACGAGGACGACGCATGA
- a CDS encoding response regulator — MTPGNPATDPVPDPLTPGRGGEAAPSPTIAPAGVRVLLVDDEQLMRAGLRLMIDGSDGIEVVGEAADGAAALDAVAALDPDVVLMDIRMPHMDGIEATRRLSGDGARPGVVVLTAFDTDGFLLEALRAGAVSFLLKDSPPEQVVQGIHEAARGEARFSPTVLRRLVALAAGSPGTGAGPAAGRTERTDPSSDRGSAAEQASNGIPERTQPAPADAGAIPHAITEREWEVGRLVAQGLTNSEIADALFLSLPTIKTHIGHLFEKLQVTNRVQLAIRVLEIDGGS, encoded by the coding sequence ATGACGCCCGGGAACCCCGCGACCGACCCGGTCCCCGATCCCCTCACGCCCGGGCGCGGGGGCGAGGCCGCTCCGTCGCCCACCATCGCACCGGCCGGCGTCCGCGTGCTGCTCGTGGACGACGAACAGCTCATGCGCGCCGGTCTGCGGCTGATGATCGACGGCAGCGACGGCATCGAGGTGGTCGGAGAGGCGGCCGACGGCGCCGCCGCCCTCGACGCCGTCGCAGCCCTCGACCCCGACGTGGTGCTCATGGACATCCGCATGCCCCACATGGACGGCATCGAGGCGACGCGCCGGCTGAGCGGCGACGGCGCGCGACCCGGGGTCGTGGTCCTCACCGCCTTCGACACCGACGGGTTCCTGCTCGAGGCGCTGCGCGCGGGCGCCGTCTCCTTCCTGCTCAAGGACTCCCCGCCCGAGCAGGTCGTGCAGGGGATCCATGAGGCCGCCCGCGGCGAGGCGCGCTTCTCCCCCACGGTGCTGCGCCGCCTCGTCGCCCTCGCGGCAGGAAGCCCTGGGACCGGCGCCGGACCCGCCGCCGGCCGCACCGAGCGCACCGACCCGTCGTCCGACCGGGGATCCGCAGCGGAGCAGGCGTCGAACGGGATCCCCGAGCGCACGCAGCCGGCCCCCGCCGATGCGGGCGCGATCCCCCACGCCATCACCGAGCGCGAGTGGGAGGTGGGGCGGCTGGTCGCGCAGGGCCTGACCAACTCGGAGATCGCCGACGCCCTCTTCCTCTCCCTGCCGACGATCAAGACGCACATCGGGCACCTGTTCGAGAAGCTCCAGGTCACCAACCGCGTCCAGCTCGCGATCCGCGTGCTCGAGATCGACGGCGGGTCCTGA
- a CDS encoding bifunctional glycosyltransferase family 2/GtrA family protein, with translation MVTIRPHLRPETAPARPGASLAPTEPAAPARSVVLIPALAPARPLVDLVARLAADDIDALVVDDGSGPDYEVVFDRCALEGAEVLHLPENRGKGGALRAGIAHVRATRPGSGVVTADADGQHTLADIRRVRDVLDGIEASADGPAGPASADGAVRRASASRAVPRTDLVLGVRGFDRAEVPLRSRLGNVVSSWVLRFASGARLGDTQTGLRGLPASRLAWAEAIPGDRYEYEYSMLVRAGREGIGLHQVPIETVYLDDNEASHFRPVRDSLRVLGPVVAFMGSGLLTFALDTLLFLAVSALGAPVWLALAAARLLSASGNFALNRRVVFDGGADVPLGRALARYGVLAAVVLGAGVLLVDALVGLGASLLVAKVTTDLALFVLSFVVQRLVVFGRR, from the coding sequence ATGGTCACGATCCGCCCGCACCTGCGCCCCGAGACCGCTCCCGCCCGTCCGGGAGCATCGCTCGCACCGACCGAGCCGGCCGCTCCGGCCCGTTCCGTGGTCCTGATCCCGGCGCTCGCCCCCGCGCGACCGCTCGTGGACCTGGTCGCGAGGCTCGCCGCCGACGACATCGACGCTCTCGTGGTCGACGACGGCTCCGGCCCCGACTACGAGGTCGTCTTCGACCGCTGCGCCCTCGAGGGCGCCGAGGTCCTGCACCTGCCGGAGAACCGCGGCAAGGGCGGCGCCCTGCGCGCCGGCATCGCCCACGTGCGCGCCACCCGCCCCGGAAGCGGCGTCGTCACCGCCGACGCCGACGGCCAGCACACCCTCGCCGACATCCGCCGCGTGCGCGACGTCCTCGACGGGATCGAGGCGTCGGCCGACGGGCCAGCGGGTCCAGCGTCGGCCGATGGGGCAGTGCGCCGCGCGTCGGCCTCGCGGGCAGTGCCCCGCACGGATCTCGTGCTCGGCGTGCGCGGCTTCGACCGGGCCGAGGTGCCGCTGCGCTCGCGGCTGGGCAATGTGGTGAGCTCGTGGGTGCTGCGCTTCGCGTCCGGCGCGCGCCTCGGCGACACGCAGACGGGTCTGCGCGGCCTGCCCGCCTCGCGCCTGGCCTGGGCCGAGGCGATCCCGGGCGACCGCTACGAGTACGAGTATTCGATGCTCGTGCGCGCCGGCCGCGAGGGCATCGGCCTGCACCAGGTGCCGATCGAGACCGTCTACCTCGACGACAACGAGGCCAGCCACTTCCGTCCCGTGCGGGACTCGCTGCGCGTCCTCGGCCCGGTGGTCGCCTTCATGGGGTCGGGGCTGCTGACCTTCGCCCTGGACACCCTGCTGTTCCTCGCGGTCTCCGCGCTCGGCGCCCCCGTGTGGCTCGCCCTGGCGGCGGCACGGCTGCTGAGCGCGAGCGGGAACTTCGCCCTGAACAGGCGCGTCGTCTTCGACGGCGGGGCCGACGTCCCGCTCGGCAGGGCCCTCGCCCGTTACGGGGTGCTCGCCGCCGTCGTGCTCGGGGCCGGGGTGCTGCTCGTCGACGCGCTCGTCGGCCTCGGGGCCTCGCTGCTGGTCGCGAAGGTGACGACCGACCTGGCGCTGTTCGTGCTCAGCTTCGTCGTCCAGCGCCTGGTGGTCTTCGGGCGGCGGTGA